The Leadbettera azotonutricia ZAS-9 genome has a window encoding:
- a CDS encoding nucleoside-diphosphate kinase, whose amino-acid sequence MEKTLSYVMVTPYTIAKSRTGGVISRLLSRLDLELVGAQMIAPDAEFAREYAASLRSQNQENLNSGADLLSDYIIRSLSPSGGRRHRTLILIFRGENACRKLSDICGALFPENRSIESINGETIRDTYADLIFSPDNPKEIIYFEPAVLTPRQQVLADENLELFSRYLLKNNENIIKNMNYPEPSKIERTLVILKPDNWKYASSKPGTIIDMFSRTGLRIVGIKVHRFSMHQALEFYGPVEGGLKEKLAPLFGQKAREILEKEFQVPLDKKVENALAESFGIEYAVDQFRKIIEFMSGCRPGVCPPEDADKSGPVMCMILVYEGEDAISKIRDVLGPTDPLKAPGGTIRREFGSSIMVNTAHASDSQDSYEREKKIVCLEQNPLGEIIGAYLKNK is encoded by the coding sequence ATGGAAAAAACCCTCTCTTATGTGATGGTGACCCCTTATACCATTGCCAAGAGCAGGACAGGGGGCGTTATATCCCGGCTCCTATCCCGTTTGGATTTGGAACTGGTCGGCGCCCAGATGATTGCGCCGGATGCAGAATTTGCCCGGGAATACGCAGCTTCCCTGCGAAGCCAGAACCAGGAAAACCTGAACAGCGGTGCGGATCTCTTATCCGATTACATCATCAGAAGCTTAAGCCCTTCGGGCGGAAGGCGGCACCGTACCCTGATCCTCATCTTCAGGGGCGAAAACGCCTGCCGCAAGCTCTCGGACATCTGCGGCGCCCTCTTCCCCGAAAACCGCAGCATAGAATCCATCAACGGCGAAACCATCAGGGATACCTATGCCGACCTTATTTTTTCCCCGGATAACCCGAAAGAAATCATCTATTTTGAACCCGCGGTCCTTACTCCAAGGCAGCAGGTGCTGGCCGACGAAAACCTGGAACTCTTTTCCCGTTATCTCCTCAAAAACAACGAAAACATCATCAAGAATATGAATTACCCGGAGCCTTCGAAGATTGAACGCACCCTGGTGATTCTCAAGCCGGACAACTGGAAATATGCTTCATCCAAGCCCGGAACCATTATCGATATGTTTTCCAGAACCGGCCTGCGCATAGTGGGCATCAAAGTGCACCGTTTTTCCATGCACCAGGCCCTGGAATTTTACGGACCCGTGGAGGGCGGCTTAAAAGAAAAACTGGCCCCTCTTTTCGGCCAAAAGGCCAGGGAAATTCTGGAAAAAGAATTCCAGGTTCCCCTGGACAAAAAAGTCGAAAATGCCCTGGCTGAAAGTTTCGGTATTGAATATGCAGTGGATCAGTTCAGAAAGATAATAGAATTTATGTCCGGCTGCCGCCCCGGCGTCTGTCCCCCTGAAGACGCAGACAAAAGCGGACCGGTTATGTGCATGATCCTGGTCTACGAAGGCGAAGACGCCATTTCAAAAATCCGGGATGTCCTTGGCCCCACAGATCCCCTCAAAGCGCCGGGCGGCACTATACGCCGCGAATTCGGCTCCAGCATAATGGTCAACACCGCCCATGCCTCAGACTCCCAGGACAGCTACGAACGGGAAAAGAAAATCGTCTGCCTGGAGCAAAACCCCCTTGGGGAGATAATAGGAGCGTATTTAAAAAACAAATAA
- a CDS encoding FKBP-type peptidyl-prolyl cis-trans isomerase, translating into MKTNKYAALFLSFFAFLVLLGGCKKEASAQENVLKIDKDTSYAIGMYLASQFTLPNVSYEYKSFSEGFKATTEKEEPKFSLDEGISKIQAVIEQISARDETGAQDEVVKIDVDTSYAIGMYLASQFTIPDVTYNYPSFSEGFKAFVEAKETKFSMDDAIPKIQAVFDQVTAREEVKNQELGAKNLDEGLAFLAENGTKPGIVTTSTGLQYEVITEGSGAKPTAQDEVRVDYEGTLLDGTVFDSSYARGEPIEFPLNGVIPGWTEGLQLMAEGSTYRLFIPSDLAYGSQGGGPIPPNSTLIFKVELLAVVK; encoded by the coding sequence ATGAAAACCAATAAATATGCCGCGCTGTTTTTATCCTTTTTTGCTTTTTTAGTACTCCTTGGAGGCTGCAAAAAAGAAGCCTCTGCTCAGGAGAATGTTTTAAAAATAGACAAAGACACGAGTTATGCCATAGGGATGTACCTTGCTTCCCAATTCACCCTTCCTAATGTGAGTTATGAGTACAAGTCCTTTTCGGAAGGGTTTAAAGCAACTACCGAAAAGGAAGAGCCGAAATTTTCTTTGGACGAGGGCATATCAAAAATACAGGCTGTCATTGAGCAGATCTCGGCTAGAGATGAGACCGGCGCCCAGGATGAAGTCGTAAAAATAGATGTGGATACGAGTTATGCAATAGGGATGTACCTTGCTTCCCAATTCACCATTCCTGATGTGACTTATAATTATCCTTCTTTTTCAGAAGGGTTTAAGGCTTTTGTTGAAGCCAAAGAGACAAAATTTTCCATGGATGATGCTATACCAAAGATACAGGCTGTCTTTGACCAGGTAACCGCCAGGGAAGAGGTCAAGAACCAGGAGCTGGGTGCCAAAAACCTTGACGAAGGCTTGGCTTTCCTTGCCGAGAACGGCACGAAGCCCGGCATCGTTACTACTTCTACGGGCCTTCAATATGAGGTCATAACCGAAGGCTCCGGCGCTAAGCCTACGGCCCAGGACGAGGTGAGGGTGGACTACGAAGGCACCCTGCTGGACGGGACGGTCTTTGATTCTTCTTACGCCCGGGGCGAGCCCATTGAATTTCCCCTTAATGGGGTTATTCCCGGCTGGACAGAAGGTCTCCAGCTTATGGCTGAAGGTTCAACCTACCGCCTCTTCATCCCTTCGGATCTGGCTTACGGTTCTCAAGGGGGTGGGCCCATCCCTCCCAATTCTACCCTTATCTTCAAGGTCGAGCTTTTGGCGGTGGTTAAGTAA
- a CDS encoding FKBP-type peptidyl-prolyl cis-trans isomerase: protein MKNPIRALLLLMAALHIAALGSVYAEGIADEAARGTEKSDMSYAFGMAIGSDLKQAGLDFNYAAFTRGFREIIEGQETRLTLDQAVEKVQTAFRAAMAKQAEYNREQEVRFFAENSIKPGVKTTVSGLQYEVLTEGTGAQPELSDFVRVHYRGALLDGVIFDSSYDRGEPVEFPLDGVISGWSEGLLLMKEGGKSRLYIPSRLAYGAQGAGSAIPPNATLIFEVELLEIIPPPEGDDLYYDE, encoded by the coding sequence ATGAAGAATCCAATTCGCGCCCTCCTGCTTTTGATGGCTGCCTTGCATATTGCGGCGCTTGGCTCTGTTTATGCCGAAGGCATTGCCGACGAGGCTGCAAGGGGGACTGAAAAATCCGACATGAGTTATGCTTTCGGCATGGCCATTGGCTCTGACCTCAAGCAGGCAGGGTTGGATTTTAATTATGCCGCCTTTACCCGGGGTTTCAGGGAGATCATCGAAGGCCAGGAAACCCGCTTGACTCTGGACCAGGCTGTAGAAAAAGTGCAGACCGCCTTCAGGGCTGCCATGGCCAAACAAGCCGAGTACAACCGCGAGCAGGAAGTGCGTTTTTTTGCCGAGAATTCCATAAAGCCCGGGGTCAAGACTACTGTGTCTGGCCTCCAATATGAAGTGCTTACAGAAGGTACAGGCGCCCAGCCGGAGCTGTCCGACTTTGTGCGCGTCCACTACCGGGGCGCCCTCCTGGACGGGGTTATCTTTGATAGTTCCTATGACCGGGGCGAGCCTGTGGAATTCCCCCTGGACGGGGTCATCTCCGGCTGGAGCGAGGGCCTCCTCCTCATGAAAGAAGGGGGCAAAAGCCGCCTCTACATCCCTTCGCGCCTTGCGTATGGCGCCCAGGGCGCAGGCAGCGCCATCCCGCCCAATGCGACCCTTATCTTCGAAGTTGAATTGCTGGAAATCATCCCCCCGCCGGAGGGGGACGATTTATATTACGATGAATAG